A segment of the Aureliella helgolandensis genome:
AAATTCAACATATCTGAGTTGCGATCAATTCGCCCCACGTCTTGGGAAATACGGATCACACCAATCCCAAAACTATCAAATCCGTGTGTTGCGGAATATATCCCTTCAGTTGCTTCAGACGTGAATAATCCCAGTCCAGGCACAAAACCATCCTGTCGCACCTCAATCGCAAAGGTCGGGCTGATGTTATCGTTGATACTCCATTGAATAAAGTTACCGGTCTCAAAACTTCCATTTCTAATGAATGCAGCTTGGCTTGTATTCGACACTAATACCGCCAACAGCATTATGATCAGGATAGACAGCGGTTTCATCGGGTACATACTCCTTGGATATTGAAATTTCAGCTAAACATATACTATAGCCAATGTTGGCCCATCCTCAGCTTTCGCCTCGCAAAAAACACTGCGCTTACGCTGGCCAATTGGAGCAAGTGCCAACCTCCAGAATTGGGGCACTTTTCCACAGCCAACACTTTTAAAGCTAACCTAACGATTAAGCCTCGCAGACAATCGTGACACATTTTGCCAGCTGCGCCACCTGAAACAGGCCCAAGCCCCCGCAACTAACTAGCTTTCATTCATATTGATCTCCGTGTCGGCGGCAACTGATGCAAGCATGAAACGTGCAAAAGGTGATACTTTTCAGTGAGAGACACTTTCCAACTTTATAAAAACTAGCGGGACGCTCGCTACCTGGACTGAGCTCAACATTTCACGCTAACTCGCTCAACGTACCCGTCGATGACGCGAAGGAGTCGATTTCCAATCCTAGTTGCTGAAGCATTGAGACATACAGATTCGGCAACGGATAGTCTGTCGGCTGATCAAACGATAAGTGCTGGCCATGTTGGAATCCACCTCCCGCTAACAGAATAGGCATGTTCCGCGAGTCATGATTATTGGCATTGCCTAGATTCGAACCAAACAGAACCATTGTCTTTTCCAATAAACCTTGCCCCTGCTCCTGTGTTTGCGCGAGTTTATTCAAAAACCGCCCCAACGCTCCCACAACCTGCTCCTCCACCACAGTCAACTGCGCAAGCTTCTCAGGATCCTTGCCGTGGTGCGACAAATTGTGGTAGTCAATCGTAACTCCATTAATGTCAGGTACTTGATTAAAGCCATTGATGAAGTAGGTCAAAAATCGCGTTGAGTTGGATTCCAAAGCCAAGTGCATCATGTCGTACATCAAGTCCATGCGTTCAACGATCTGCGTTGCGCTCGGTATATCTCGCGGTGGTTCCTGATCCACCACCGGCTTGGGACGATGCGTCCAGGCCTGAGCTTTGACAAGCTGCTGTTCCGCTTCACGCACCGAATTGAAGTATTGATCCAGCTTCTGCCGATCTCGTCCGCTCACCAGCGGCGTCAACCCGCGACGCTGCTCGCCCAGCGCATCCAAGACGCTTTGCCCCACTTCTAATTTTTGTAGCTGCCGCTGCTGCTCTCGTGCATTGCCGGCCAAAAACAACTGCCGAAAAATTTGGGACGGACGAGACTCCGTGGGGACTTCCACACCACTACTCGACCACGACAACCCTGGTCCTGTCTCCGTTAGAGCGAGCGACGCAAAGCGAGTCGTCCCTCCCAACTTTGAAGCAGCCAATTGATCTAGGGAGATGCTATTGCGAAACCCCGCACTCAGCGGGTGCGGCGCAGCCGTCAAAAAAGACTTGCTCGAGTAGTGCCCTCCATCCACCTCCGGATGCGAAGCCCCCGAAATGACTGTGAAGTGGTCGCGATGCGACTCAAGGAGCCTCAAATACCTTGGCAGATCGTAGTTGCGACCACTCCGATTGGGGATGAAGTGAGGGGCGTGCAAACCAAGGCCGACGTTAATGGCTACCATCCGCATTCCGCCCGGCTCGGGCTCGGGCACCACCGGAGCGTCCGCTTCAGCCTCTTGCGCCACCACCGGCATTTCTTCAATGGCGGTCTGTGGCTCAGGGGCCACATGCGAACCAGCCACCTGAGAATTGGAATTGGTCGAGCGTTGGCATGCCTCCAGTACTGGTAGAAACAAGGCGACCCCAGATGCCTGCAAAAATCTGCGTCGTACCGTGCTCATTTCAGTTCCCTGAAAGTTAAGGTGTTAGCTGCCCAGCGGATTGCAGGCCGTCCATCTGACAAATCGACGCGGCACAAGTGTTTGTCGATTTAGGAGCGATTTCGCTTTCAACGCGAAGACAACTCCCCAAATCACGCTGTAGCGGTAGTTCCCCTGCCCTGCTCACACGGCGGGATACCATTTCGAAGAACTGCTAGCTTCCCATGCTCTATTCTACCTGCAACATGCAGGGGTGGATCACACGCATTGCAGATTTTCCGGTACAGTCCCCAGTTATCCTTGCGCAGTCGAAAATTCAGTACGAAAATCCAGACGGGTGGCAAACCTCATATCTTGTTCCTCAGACGTACAATTCACTTTCGACCTCTCGACCCTCCCATTCAATGCAAAGCAAAACAATCCCTCCCAGCTACCCCAACGCCAAGCTGTCGTTCAAAGCGCGCCACCGCAGCCAAGTATCCAAGCAGACGTTTTGACAGAAAGATAGAGACAGAAAAATAGAATGATCGCGAGGAAGCTAGCGATCCGGCAATGGGCTATTAGCTCTATTTTCCTGTCTCCATCTTTCAGTCTATCACCCTCCCTTTGCGTCTTAGCGACTTTGCGCGCAACCCGTCTGCCGTTCCAGATCTCGCGCAAAGACGCCAAGCCGCAAAGATATGATAAGCTGCCAGACTGCCGCAAGCTCAGCACGGTGCCCCAAGCAAGGCGTCGAAACATGACAAGCGAACGCGGCTTGATAATCGCAATAGCTTTCGCGTATTTGGCGTCTTTCGCGGTTGCTATGTCTCCGTAACCGCTCAAAGCAATCAGGGGAATTCTGGCGAATCACACTACGGTTCAACCCCAAATCCTACCCCTGGCTCCGTCACGGAGATTGGAAAACGGAATTCTGCACAATCTCATGCTCTAGGTGCGCCCACCGCAGCGAAGTATCCAGGCAGACGTTATGACAGCAACATAGAGACAGAAAAACAGGATGCTCACGGGGAAGCTAGCGTTCCGGCAACGGGCAATTGGCCTTATTTCCCTGTCTCCATCTTTCAGCCTATCCCCCTCCCTTTGCGTCTTAGCGACTTTGCGCGCAACCCGTCTGCCGTTCCAGATCTCGCGCAAAGACGCCAAGCCGCAAAGTTAAGATAAGCTGCCAGACCGCCGTAAGCTCAGCACGGTGCCCAAAGCAAGGCGTCCCAACATGACAAGCGAACGCGGCTTGATAATCGCAATATCTTTTGCGTATTTAGCGTCTTTCGCGGTTGCCATGTCCCCGTAACCGCTCAAAGCAATCAGGGGAATTCTGGCGAATCACACTACGGTTCAACTCCAACTCCTACCCCTGGCTCCGTCACGGAGATTGGAAAACGGAATTCTGCACAATCTCATGCGCTAGGTGCGCCCACCGCAGCGAAGTATCCAGGCAGACGTTAGGACAGAAAGATAGAGACGGAAAAACAGGATGCTCACGGGGAAGCTAGCGTTCCGGCAACGGGCAATTGGCTCTATTTTCCTGTCTCCATCTTTCAGTCTCCCCCCCCTCCCTTTGCGTCTTAGCGACTTTGCGCGCAACCCGTCTGCCGTTCCAGATCTCGCGCAAAGACGCCAAGCCGCAAAGATAAGATAAGCTGCCAGACCGCCGTAAGCTCAGCACGGTGCCCAAAGCAAGGCGTCCCAACATGACAAGCGAACGCGGCTTGATAATCGCAATATCTTTCGCGTATTTAGCGTCTTTCGCGGTTGCTTTGTCTCCATGACGGCTCAGAGCAATTAGCTCTATTTTTCTGTCTCCATTTTTCCGTCTATGCCTGTTCCCTTTGTATCTTAGCGGCTTTGCGCGCAACCCGTCTGCAGTTCCAGATCTCGCGCAAAGACGCCAAGCCGCAAAGTTAAGACAAGCTGCCAGACCGCCGTAAGCTCAGCACGGTGCCCAAAGCAAGGCGTCCCAACATGACAAGCGAACGCGGCTTGATAATCGCAATATCTTTCGCGTATTTGGCGACTTTTGCGGTTACAATGCCCCTGCAATTGCTCAAAGCAATCAGGAGAATCCCTGCGAGTCCCACCGCGGTTCCACTCCCCCCCTGACACTGAGGCTGTTAGGGAGACTGGAAAATGGAACTCTGCACAACCTCGTGCACTAGCGTCCTCAGACCATTGCCGCCGGAGCGCGTGCGATCGATGACATTGTGAATCTCCATCCGATCGGAAAAACGCATGGCGCGTCCGGTCGCATAGGTCATGAGCTTCCCGGTAATGCAGCGCATGATGTCGGCCTCGCGCAGCAACAACCAGCGTTTGAATTCGCGAACATCCTCGAAATGCATACCGTCGGGGGTCGTCCCCGTCGCGTCGACGGGCAAGCCAACTTTGTATTTCACCCATGAATGGGTAAAAGCAGAGCGACTTAAACCGGATCTCTTGCCATCGCCTAGGGTGCGGTAGTGCTCACGGTAGCCACCAATGGGATCGAAACTCTCCAAAGCGAAGCCAGGCGGGTCCATGCGATCATGACAACTCGCACACAAGCTATTGTCGCGGTGGGCTGCCAATTGTTCGCGCAGCGTGCGGGCACCACGAATGTCGGGCTCTACCCCTGAAACCGTCGGGGGCGGAGGTGGGATCGGACGCCCCATGATATGCTCGGCCACCCAAGCACCTCGCAAAACCGGTGAGGTGTTCGTCCCGTTGGCGGTAACTTTCAGAACACTGGCTTGCGTTAATACTCCACCACGCCAGCTGTCTTCTGGCAAGGGCACCCAACGCATTTCCTGCCCCGTGATATCGGGGACGCCATAGTGAGCCGCCAATCTCTCATTCAGAAACGTGAATTTGGAGTCGATGACCTGCATCACGTCTAAATCTTTGTCGAGTAAGTGTTGCAGAAAATGCTCAGTTTCAGCAAGCATCGAGCGTTGCAAGAGTTCATCGAACTCTGGAAATAACTCCTGATCCGGTGTCGTAAAATCGATTTCACGCAGTCCTAGCCACTGCCCGCCAAAATTGCGAACCAGTGCCTCACCGCGTGGTGCCGACAGCAATCGCTCGACTTGCTGCCGGAGGATAGCTGGATGGCTGAGCTTGCCGGCATGTGCGATCCGAAGAAGTTCCACATCTGGCGTTGAACTCCACAAGAAATAACTCAAGCGAGCTGCAAGTGCGTAATCGCTAATACGCTGTCGCCCGCGAGAATCCTCGATTGGCTGTTCATTAAGAAATAAGAAATCGGACGAGCAAAGTAGCGTCTGCAAGGCAAATCGTAGGGAAGCTTCGAAATTATCCCCAAACTCAAGACGCTGCTCCACCAAACCAACGTAGAACTCCTGCTCCCCATCCCTGAGCGGTCGGCGGAGGGCACGTGGCAGCAAACGTTTCAGAATTTGCTCGGCATCTGCCAGGGTGGCTTGTTCGACATCCAAATCTCCGAGCAACTGCTGGCGGCTGGCCGGCGGCCACTCCTCGAGTGGTCCTTCAATCGTAATATCGCCAATTTCCAAACCAGGTCCGGTGTAAGTATCAGCTCCCTTACGGATATCGATCGTATTGTAGCACTGAAATTTATACGTTCCGCCCGCTTCCATTAATCGATCGGTAAACTCAAGATCCGTCCAAATATTGGGAGGGATATCGTAGTAGCCCACCACATGCTTCTCGCGGCGACTGGTAAGGGTATCCCCTCCATAGATGCGCAGGGTTACCGGCGCGTCAGACTGAATGGCTCGCACGCGCACTCTCCCGCGATAGGTACCTGCAGGTACCTTGAGTTTGACGAATTCGATAAGATTGGTGGGGCAGTAATCGGACTGAAAGATAACGATTCCCTCTGGCGTCTTGCGGAACATGCTCCCGAACTTGGAAGCGCGTGCCACGTTACCGCGATGATCTCGATCACGCAGGAAATTGGTACGGTGTTTGATCTGAGGAGGAGCCTCAGGAGGTCCTAACACATTCCCCAGGATGAGCTCACTGGTTTTTAGGTAAGCTCGGATCGTTTCCGGGGAGAGGACCAGTCCTTCGCCGACATTGTCGAAGCCGGCGGTAGAAGCATCTTGCGGCAACAAATGCTGGAGGGGTAGTTGAATATTGAATAGATCGTGAATGGTGTTTTCGTATTCGACGCGATTTAGCCGCCGCAGCACAACTTCGGCTCGTTGCTCTTCCGCCTGCTGGATGCCTTCCGCTAGTTTGGCCAAGATCGCACGTCGCTCTTCGGCAGACGGCTGCTCGGCGTCAGCTGGCGGCATATCTCCACGGCTAAGCCGATCGAAGACACGAACCCATCTCTGCGTAGACTCTTCGTCTTCAAAAGTTGTTTCGAGTTGCGAAAGATCAAAACCGGCTTCTGCATCGGCCCCTGCATGACAATCAACACAGAAGGACTGAGAAAAACTGCTTAGCGTCGCATTTACACCAAACGCCAGCAACGGTAAAGAGTTAAGAACCGAAAACGTGAGGATAAAAGACGCGTTCAATAGTGCTCGAAAATCGAGATATCGGTACTTGCTCATCCGACTCCTCCTCAATCAGTCTTCTAAAAATGGAGTACAACCCCGATAGGGTGTATTAACTCCAGATCATCTGCAATTACTACTGCCAGTCCATCAACTCCAACTTGCACCTAAACTCAAGGAATCGAAAAAATTCAGTCGCAAAATCCCTTATCGAGCTTTACAACTGTACCCCATTCCACCCATGCCACCATTTTGTGGGCTGCCAGAATATGAGACTATAGGCAGAGGCCACACGTGCAGCCTTCTTTTGTTTGGGAAGGCAACCCAGGACATTTCCGATACAATACCGAACTGCCGCATGCATCCATAGAAT
Coding sequences within it:
- a CDS encoding DUF1552 domain-containing protein, with the translated sequence MSTVRRRFLQASGVALFLPVLEACQRSTNSNSQVAGSHVAPEPQTAIEEMPVVAQEAEADAPVVPEPEPGGMRMVAINVGLGLHAPHFIPNRSGRNYDLPRYLRLLESHRDHFTVISGASHPEVDGGHYSSKSFLTAAPHPLSAGFRNSISLDQLAASKLGGTTRFASLALTETGPGLSWSSSGVEVPTESRPSQIFRQLFLAGNAREQQRQLQKLEVGQSVLDALGEQRRGLTPLVSGRDRQKLDQYFNSVREAEQQLVKAQAWTHRPKPVVDQEPPRDIPSATQIVERMDLMYDMMHLALESNSTRFLTYFINGFNQVPDINGVTIDYHNLSHHGKDPEKLAQLTVVEEQVVGALGRFLNKLAQTQEQGQGLLEKTMVLFGSNLGNANNHDSRNMPILLAGGGFQHGQHLSFDQPTDYPLPNLYVSMLQQLGLEIDSFASSTGTLSELA
- a CDS encoding DUF1592 domain-containing protein, yielding MSKYRYLDFRALLNASFILTFSVLNSLPLLAFGVNATLSSFSQSFCVDCHAGADAEAGFDLSQLETTFEDEESTQRWVRVFDRLSRGDMPPADAEQPSAEERRAILAKLAEGIQQAEEQRAEVVLRRLNRVEYENTIHDLFNIQLPLQHLLPQDASTAGFDNVGEGLVLSPETIRAYLKTSELILGNVLGPPEAPPQIKHRTNFLRDRDHRGNVARASKFGSMFRKTPEGIVIFQSDYCPTNLIEFVKLKVPAGTYRGRVRVRAIQSDAPVTLRIYGGDTLTSRREKHVVGYYDIPPNIWTDLEFTDRLMEAGGTYKFQCYNTIDIRKGADTYTGPGLEIGDITIEGPLEEWPPASRQQLLGDLDVEQATLADAEQILKRLLPRALRRPLRDGEQEFYVGLVEQRLEFGDNFEASLRFALQTLLCSSDFLFLNEQPIEDSRGRQRISDYALAARLSYFLWSSTPDVELLRIAHAGKLSHPAILRQQVERLLSAPRGEALVRNFGGQWLGLREIDFTTPDQELFPEFDELLQRSMLAETEHFLQHLLDKDLDVMQVIDSKFTFLNERLAAHYGVPDITGQEMRWVPLPEDSWRGGVLTQASVLKVTANGTNTSPVLRGAWVAEHIMGRPIPPPPPTVSGVEPDIRGARTLREQLAAHRDNSLCASCHDRMDPPGFALESFDPIGGYREHYRTLGDGKRSGLSRSAFTHSWVKYKVGLPVDATGTTPDGMHFEDVREFKRWLLLREADIMRCITGKLMTYATGRAMRFSDRMEIHNVIDRTRSGGNGLRTLVHEVVQSSIFQSP